The following are encoded in a window of Lynx canadensis isolate LIC74 chromosome B1, mLynCan4.pri.v2, whole genome shotgun sequence genomic DNA:
- the NIPAL1 gene encoding magnesium transporter NIPA3 isoform X1 translates to MGAQVRLPPGEPCREGYMLSLVCANSSQAWCEITNVSRLLASPVLYRDLNSSYRDLNSSISNLIISANVENRYSLYVGLMLAVSSSIFIGSSFILKKKGLLQLAKKGITRAGQGGHSYLKEWLWWAGLLSMGAGEAANFAAYAFAPATLVTPLGALSVLVSAILSSYFLNEQLNIHGKIGCILSILGSTVMVIHAPQEEEVTSLHEMEMKLRDPGFISFAVIITVISLVLILIVAPRKGQTNILVYISICSLIGAFSVSSVKGLGIAIKELLEWKPVYKHPLVFVLLGVLVLSVMTQINYLNKALDTFNTSLVTPIYYVFFTSMVVTCSAILFQEWYGMKAGDIIGTLSGFFTIINGIFLLHAFKNTDITWNDLTSTTQKEVLSLNGSEDKYVLLEHTEYSTPGYNDDITLFSRIDDQSL, encoded by the exons ATGGGGGCACAGGTGAGGCTGCCGCCTGGAGAGCCCTGCCGGGAAG gctACATGCTATCTCTAGTCTGTGCAAACTCCTCCCAGGCCTGGTGTGAGATCACGAATGTGTCACGACTGCTGGCTTCTCCTGTCCTCTACAGGGACCTGAATTCCAGCTACAGGGACCTGAATTCCAGCATAAGCAACTTGATCATTTCTGCAAATGTAGAAAACAGATACAGTCTGTATGTAGGCCTAATGCTGGCAGTAAGTTCCAGTATTTTTATTGGCTCCAGCTTCATACTGAAAAAGAAGGGCCTCTTGCAACTGGCAAAGAAGGGCATTACCAGAGCTG gACAAGGTGGACATTCTTACCTCAAGGAATGGCTCTGGTGGGCAGGATTACTCTCAA TGGGAGCCGGAGAAGCGGCGAATTTTGCAGCTTATGCTTTTGCACCGGCCACCTTGGTCACCCCACTGGGTGCTCTGAGTGTGCTCGTAAG TGCAATATtgtcttcctattttttaaatgaacaactGAACATTCATGGCAAAATAGGCTGCATATTAAGTATATTGGGGTCTACTGTGATGGTTATCCATGCCCCACAAGAAGAGGAAGTCACTTCTTTgcatgaaatggaaatgaaattgaGAGATCCAG gatttatttcctttgctgtgatcATAACTGTGATCTCATTGGTGCTGATTTTGATCGTGGCTCCCAGGAAGGGACAGACCAATATACTGGTCTACATTTCAATCTGTTCATTGATTGGagcattttcagtttcttctgtcAAGGGCCTGGGAATTGCCATTAAGGAACTATTGGAATGGAAGCCAGTTTATAAGCACCCACTGGTCTTTGTTTTGTTAGGTGTACTCGTGCTTTCGGTGATGACACAGATTAACTATCTCAACAAGGCACTGGACACCTTTAACACATCTCTTGTGACTCCCATTTATTATGTGTTCTTCACGTCCATGGTAGTAACTTGCTCCGCCATCTTATTCCAAGAATGGTATGGCATGAAAGCTGGAGATATCATTGGGACCCTGAGTGGGTTCTTCACCATCATCAATGGCATCTTTCTTctacatgcttttaaaaacactgaCATTACCTGGAATGACCTGACATCCACCACACAGAAAGAAGTCCTCTCGCTGAATGGCAGTGAAGACAAATATGTCTTACTGGAGCACACAGAATATTCAACCCCAGGATACAATGATGACATTACTTTGTTTAGCAGGATTGACGATCAAAGTCTCTAG
- the NIPAL1 gene encoding magnesium transporter NIPA3 isoform X2, translating to MGAQVRLPPGEPCREGYMLSLVCANSSQAWCEITNVSRLLASPVLYRDLNSSYRDLNSSISNLIISANVENRYSLYVGLMLAVSSSIFIGSSFILKKKGLLQLAKKGITRAGQGGHSYLKEWLWWAGLLSRFISFAVIITVISLVLILIVAPRKGQTNILVYISICSLIGAFSVSSVKGLGIAIKELLEWKPVYKHPLVFVLLGVLVLSVMTQINYLNKALDTFNTSLVTPIYYVFFTSMVVTCSAILFQEWYGMKAGDIIGTLSGFFTIINGIFLLHAFKNTDITWNDLTSTTQKEVLSLNGSEDKYVLLEHTEYSTPGYNDDITLFSRIDDQSL from the exons ATGGGGGCACAGGTGAGGCTGCCGCCTGGAGAGCCCTGCCGGGAAG gctACATGCTATCTCTAGTCTGTGCAAACTCCTCCCAGGCCTGGTGTGAGATCACGAATGTGTCACGACTGCTGGCTTCTCCTGTCCTCTACAGGGACCTGAATTCCAGCTACAGGGACCTGAATTCCAGCATAAGCAACTTGATCATTTCTGCAAATGTAGAAAACAGATACAGTCTGTATGTAGGCCTAATGCTGGCAGTAAGTTCCAGTATTTTTATTGGCTCCAGCTTCATACTGAAAAAGAAGGGCCTCTTGCAACTGGCAAAGAAGGGCATTACCAGAGCTG gACAAGGTGGACATTCTTACCTCAAGGAATGGCTCTGGTGGGCAGGATTACTCTCAA gatttatttcctttgctgtgatcATAACTGTGATCTCATTGGTGCTGATTTTGATCGTGGCTCCCAGGAAGGGACAGACCAATATACTGGTCTACATTTCAATCTGTTCATTGATTGGagcattttcagtttcttctgtcAAGGGCCTGGGAATTGCCATTAAGGAACTATTGGAATGGAAGCCAGTTTATAAGCACCCACTGGTCTTTGTTTTGTTAGGTGTACTCGTGCTTTCGGTGATGACACAGATTAACTATCTCAACAAGGCACTGGACACCTTTAACACATCTCTTGTGACTCCCATTTATTATGTGTTCTTCACGTCCATGGTAGTAACTTGCTCCGCCATCTTATTCCAAGAATGGTATGGCATGAAAGCTGGAGATATCATTGGGACCCTGAGTGGGTTCTTCACCATCATCAATGGCATCTTTCTTctacatgcttttaaaaacactgaCATTACCTGGAATGACCTGACATCCACCACACAGAAAGAAGTCCTCTCGCTGAATGGCAGTGAAGACAAATATGTCTTACTGGAGCACACAGAATATTCAACCCCAGGATACAATGATGACATTACTTTGTTTAGCAGGATTGACGATCAAAGTCTCTAG